The Sceloporus undulatus isolate JIND9_A2432 ecotype Alabama chromosome 7, SceUnd_v1.1, whole genome shotgun sequence genome segment CGGCCTGGGCTTTTTGATTCTGTTCAGAGACGTCCGTTTGCCAGAGCAGCTGCTGAGCTCATGCAAATGGTAGGAGATCTTACAGTTATGAATATGATTGTTATGATTCTTTACATCCCCTAGTTCTCAGATTGAAAAGGTCTTCACTTGGGAGCTTAGAGATagcaaggaaggaggcagactCTAGCTGTCATGATATGAGAACAGAGAAAATTGTAACACAGGACCTGACTCACAAGTAAATATCAAACCTACAGTCAGGAAATTTAAAAGANNNNNNNNNNagatagatagatagatagatagatagatagatagatagatagatagatagatagatagatatattaaTTAAATAGAAGATTGGAATAAGgtaatttgagcactggactctgagagaccagtgttcgaatccccactcagccatggaaaccctgtgaggaaggcaaacctgaacagatgctgccaagaaaactctgtgatggggctgccataagtcagaaatgacttggaaacacacacaacaatataATAAGCTTCAGTGGGCCACTGTAAAAGATAATAAATGTTGAAATCCATCGGGCCTTTGTTGTATTGAAGGCTTGTTTAGGTGACTGGTGCAGCGCATCCTGATGCGCATCAATGTGCACCGGGGACCCTTTCTGATTCAGATTGAGACGCCAGCACAGAAGTGCCAACAATAGTTCCCGTCACACATCAGAAGTGGCACATGGGAGCATTCTTGCCCAGGTGTGCATTAGATCATTCTTCCCGATGCCCATCTTTGCAATTCACAAGCCAAATTTCATGACATTTCTGCAACGTACCTATGAGTTTGTAAAGTACGACCGAGAGCCAACGTGATGCCGTGGTTTCAGCGCTGGACTAAaagactcttgagaccagggttcaagtcctggcttggccatggaaacccattgggtgacctttggcaggccacactctctcagccacagagaatagcaatggcaagccgcctctgaagaaacatgtcaagaaaaccctgtgatagggtcgccataagttggaaacgacttgaagatgTACCACACACGAAACAAACtggtccagaggaggaggaaagaagccaGTATCTTCTCTTGCGTGTGCGTCTTCCTCTCCGCATGAGCATGGCTGCGATGTTGGAACAAAAGCCAATACGTATTTGGAAGAAAAGCGGAGGGCTGGCGTTGGAGGAGGAACGCTCTTTTAAGTACCCGGAGGAATGTTAAGTTTAGTTAAATGCTCATCTGGAAACCATCACcgttcttctccccctccttgcTTTGAAAAACTACTGTATCTGAAAGTACTCCTTCCCAcctttaattctttctttctttaacaacccccccccccgaagtgcATGGATTTTGTATCAGAAAAAGCGCATAGCGGCTTGATAGAGATCACCGcgtttttaaaacaacagacaCGCACATGGCTGCGATATCTCTCTTGGCCTGACTTGAAACGTTTCGGAAACAGGTTGAAAGCAGTAAGGAAAGCAAGGAGAGATTCTTATAGAATAGGACTATTCCATGTCTTTCGGTTATCGCTGGTGTCTCTGCTTTCCGTCAAAGTTcagaaaaagttacctttttggatcgCCGCCGCCTGCCCAGATCCCTGGAGCAGGAGGCTTTGAAACCATCCAAAGGAAACAAGTTGGAAAGAAAGAgctcactttttctttcttttatgagAATATTATTCAGCGTGTTTCTGCAGGAGGTTTATCATTGTCAGCCGCTGCTGTCTCTGCTTTCTATCAAAAGCTCCAAAAGGTTACCTCTCTCCTGGGACTCCCAGGATCCTTCAAAAGACATGCTTTTCAAGCAGTCCAAATGAAACCATTTAAAAGGAAGGACCGGTATTTTTTGCAGGGAAGTTCTGTGTGTTTCAGTTGCATCAATGTCAAGGGAGGATGTCTCCGCTTTCTAGCAAAGCTTGGAAACGTTATGTTTTATGGAGTATAGCTTagagatggtgggagttgcagtcccaaagtCTTCAGAGCTCCGTCTCACTACAACACCCATGTGTCTACCAGTCTTGAGACTTTGGAAAAGACGTTGGTTATGTGTCCTATTGTGCACCATGGGTTGGATTCACAACTCTCCCATGTCTCCTTGGAGTTTGGGTTGTGTATATTAGAGCCCATTTAAAATAAcagaagagttggaagggatccccaagggtcacctagtccaacccccttcgaCGGATGAAGACCCCactgaagcactcctgaaagatgcgcacggttcaaagacctccaaaacTGGAGAGTCCATCACCCTTCGAGGCAATCTCTTCGACTGAACAACCATTCTTAaagtcaagaagttcctcctaatgtttgggaACCCATTGGTTTGCATCCTAGTTTCCGGATCCACAGAAAAGAAGCATCCCTTTAGATAttagctaaacatacccactttCCAAAGTGGCTGgttgagagcatttctaaagagcggggtataaatacctagtagtagtagtagtagaagtagtagtagtattgcaAATGTAGTCCAGCACGATCCCTgacctctctccttttcctcccagcaACCACTAACCATTCCGTTTCATTTCATCTTTATTACGCTCATAGACCATCCCTGTAAAGAAAGCATGCAAGGTggaaaaagagccagcatggcttaatGGTTTTGCGTgtcggactatgactccggagacctgggttcgcatcccagctcagccacagaaacccattggggtgAGTcccacactttcagcctcaggggaaggcaatggcaaacatcctctgccCAGAAATCCCCACaaaagattcaccttagggttgccataagttggaaatgacttgaaggcatgcaacattAACATTAGGGTAGGCCCttaggtgaacctttcatggggttttctgggcaggattTGGGGGTCTCACAGGGGTCCTGGGGACTGTGTGCGAACAGAAGGAAGAGATGGATGGAAGAGGTTTCCTGACTAGACGAAGCCAACGAGATAGTCGGTGCCCATAGATGAGGATTTCCCCCCCTCgcatttgctccagattttcctccTGGTCTCAATAAGAATTCTGGGCTGAATTTCCAAATGGCaaacatttttagaaaaagaataataatttaaaaaatggacttTTATTTCCCTTGCCCCAGCAACAGCCACGATGCCAACGTTGGCACCAGAGAGGATGGAATGGCGCAAGCATGCGCTACATACCGATGTGCTGAGCGAAACCGAGGCCTACAAAGGCCACCCACTGAGTGTGAACTTTGCAACTGAATCAGATCAAAATGGGGGGAGACTGGTTTAGAGCCATCCAGCTGCAACGGATTGGAGGGTACCTTCCCTTTCCAagaccaaaatctatggatgccccGTTAAgcacaatggcataataaaatggtgtctctcgtataaaatggcaaaagcaaagtttgctttttggaatatatggcGGAAGTactgctggaggattctgggatttgtacctccccccccaaaaaagtcaaGGCACTTTGCAAACTCCAGCCCCTTCGAGGTGGGAAAACAACCCGTTTAATAAATGGCACAGGAAAGGAAAGCAGTGTGGAAAAAAATGGTTCTCTGTTGGGTTTGAGGAAGCAGCTGGCTCGGCTCGGGCGGCAGGGGATCCCATTCCTCGCACCCCAGGCCACCGGGACCCTGCTGCCCAAATGCATTCCAAGTCTTGCGCTAAGCCCAGATGTTTCCACATGGCTTCTCTGATGGAGAAACCCTTTGCAACTCACGCCAACAGCATCACGTTGGCCTCAGTCGTTCCCACTTCCACTCTGGACAGGTCAACTCTAGTGCGAGGCCGAGTGAGGCAGCCGCTTCAGGTTGCTAGTGGTCATCTCTCAGCCTTGACCTGGACGTCTCCACGCTCCCTAAACTAGCCTTCTGCCACCCAGCATGCTAtttaaaagtgacttttttggaTCACAATACCCAGAATCCCCTTTCCAGCGTGTCAACCCTGGCCTGAGTTCGAATCGTGTCCCTACCTACCGAGATCCCCTGCAGGTGTTCGCTCCAAAGTGTTAAGCCCCCCCTCCATTCCCCGATCAAGTCCCAACAAAGGtcccctcccttctctccaaTCCGTCTCCAAAGTTATTCCTTTAGAGCCAAACAATGTGTGCCAACCAGGCCCTTGCGTCTCTCACGCCCGCATGGTGCCCGTCGTGCCTCGACACGCCTGGAACCTTGGCAGCCGACTGGGTACCTGATTTGAAAGGTGAGAGAGCCTGGGGCAAACTTTCCAAAcacacaaagaggaggaggaggaggaggagaacaaccCCATCTGGATCCTGTCCATCATACAGCGATAGAAATCTCTTTACTGGTTACAAAGCTGTCCTGCCTTTCCGCCGTAtgttgaatcccattttggggggaaaggcggactataaatcccataaatgaaGTATTAAATCCAACTCAAGGCAGCGCACATAGCTGCTACGCCTCATGATGACACCATAaattgtaaacaacttgaaggcatgcaacataCACAAGCGCACTTAGGTCCATAGCGTCTATATGAAGGAAAGGACCTCCTTCATACAGATGCCATGATAGGgatagccttagggtcgccataagtcagaaatgaaggcgcACAACATACACAGGCGCACTTAGGCCTTCCTTTATACAGATGCCATGATAGGGAtagccttagtgtcaccataagtcagaaacgaaggcacacaacatacacaggCGCACTTAGGTCCATAGCATCTATATAAAGGTCATAATAGGGatcgtcttagggtcgccataagtcagaaacggcttgaaggcgcacaacataCGCAAGCGCACTTAGATCCATAGcgtctatatcaggggtaggcaacctgcggcccgcgggccggatgcggcccggcgaggccttgggaccggccccagcccggtcctgccgccgattgccgccggggcctttggggggcaattgtctatagaagcctcagaaacatgcatttatcttaacattttttaaaaaatcagcaaattttttgtgtgtcctccactttttaaaaaaagtgtccatcatttgaaaattttgtcctacatttgtcccggtgtatttatttatttaatttttaaatatatatatatatatatatatatatataattatttatttttttgcttcggccccccagttgtctgagggccagcaacccggcccccggctcaaaacggttgcctacccctggtctatatgAAGGAAAGGCCTTCCTTCATACAGACACCATGATAGGGAtagtcttagggtcgccataagtcgggaacaacttgaaggcacacagcaatggcAATGCGTTCCCTCAGCCCTGAGATAGACTCCTCCTGTCCAAGGAGGCTCTATCCACATCCAAAGACCGCTCTCCTATCCTTTgtctggaagaacaagtcttttGGAGACATCCGCCTTCCCTTTGTCTCTGTTTTGCTTGGAGGGTCAAACGCCTTGGCTTTCGCGGGAGGCGCTGGCCCTGATCCAGGGGAAGCTGGGTGAGTTGGAAACCCATCCGACTTTTGCTGGGGGTGGGAACCCCCAAAGGGGACCCAAAATAGGTTGAGGGCACTTTAAtgctctcccctccttccccttctcccccttGTCCCAACTCGCTCATTCTTGTCTCTTACAATATAAGCGGCTCCTCCGCTCAAGaggccagaaagaaagaaagaaagaaagaaagaaagaaagaaagagtttgcAAACTTTTTTGCAGAgagaggaggcagagaaggaggctGGCTgcctggaaggaagagagagagagagaaagaaagaaagagaaaaaggaggaggagaaagaggaggactgGATTTGCAAAGGAGCAAAGCTGCATCTCTCTCTTTGAGCGGAGCCAGAAGAGAGCGATGAAGCTTCCCATGCGGACTTTCTCCTGACATTGTGCAAAGTTTCGGGGAGACGCATTAGGGACGCACCAGATTTCCTTGGAGGATTCTGGATACGCCAAGAATCTTATCAAcctgattttattattattattattattattattattattaattcccttttgtttttttaaaaaacaaatcttaccttttgttttaattttttcatccaccactttttcccctcttttttcctctcacTTTAAAATTGATCATCCTTTTTTATCTCTGATTTTGAAGCTGATACacgtttcttttctttcctttttccctgcATCTTTCCATGTATCTTCTTACAGTAATATTTGCCTTTCCCCCTGAATTTTGCAGTTGAAATTTTGCAAAGGAGCAAAGTTCAAACCGGACGTTCGGACTCTTTCGATTTTGGGCGCTTTTGGCTGGAAGCAAAGAGCGAATATTTCTCCTTTTTCTAACTGATTTGCAGAATTTTCCCCTTGAGATTCAAGATACGAGGATTTCTATCTCTTCTTCAGCTCCTGGTCGGTTTTCATTGAATTTTGGGATGCTCTGAAAGGATAAAAGCTGGAAGAAGGAACCATTTTTGGAAATGAAATTGCTTTTGTCCTGAACTCTTTGCTGTCGCTTTGCAGAAGTTATTTTAAACCTTGAATATTCTGGTCGttggctttttttcccctttcaagaAAAATACTATTAAACCAAGCATTTCTTTGTTAAATGGGATAATCCTCCAGTTTATTTCACGGTAAGTAAACATTTCTAATATGATTTGATTTGGGTGTTATCTCTGAATTTGGtcgcatccacactgtagaaataacccagttcaaCTCcgcttttaactgccttggcttcgTCTgaccaaatcctgggatttgtagtttggtttggCACCGGCAGAGAAGACTCAGgatcttgtgaaactacaaatcccagagttttcATGGAGCAACTGCacttaaagcggcgtcaaaccaCATTAGTTGCACAGCGTGGATTGCACCTGAAGAGCTTCCTATTGCATCCGAAACCTTGCAGAGTTTTGTGTGGGCAAAAGTCGGTTTGCAAAGGGTTTGACTTGAAAAGTTGGGTACAAAAACctgctctctctatatatatatatatatatatatatatacacacacacacacacacacacacacacatatataaaatcatGTTTTATTGGAATGTACCTTGGACTTCGAGAGCAACTGTTCTCCGCTTTCAAGTAACAGTCTATCCGAAAAGTGATCGTCCTTACGATATATTCACATTTAGGTCCAAATGACATAGAACCAGAAAGATATGGCAACAGTAAGACAAAATGGTCCTTTTTGCTAACCCACTTGGGGTCTTTCCAAACGTTAAGCAAACCtggcagagaggaagaagaacCTGTCGCCAATGGGTTTCCTTTTGATACCAATATTATCCCACTACTATCCCAATACCAATAATCATTGGAAACCAATAGTAGCAGTAAAGGCATCCCTGTTTGGTTTTGAACACCTTTACCTGACAAAGAAGCAGTGAAAGGTTTGCATCGTACATTAGGAATACCAATATGATACCGATACCAATAATGATTGTAAACCAGTCATACCGATACCAATACAAAATGATCAATGAAGATATCcctatttgatttttaacacttttgcctgatgaagaaagtTTGCATCATGCATTACAGATACCAGTACGAATATGATACCCGCACCAATAATGATTGGAAACCAATAATACcgataccaataataataataataataccaaacaAAATATCAATAGAGGTATCCCTGTTTGGTTTTGAACacctttgcctgacaaagaagccagtggaaagTTTGTATGTCGTGCATTATAGATAACAATACCAATATGACACCAATACTAATAATGATTGGAAACCAATAATACCATACCAATACAAAATATCAatgaagatctctctctctctctctctctctctctatatatatatatatatattaggaggTAGGAAAAACCTTTATtaaggggaataataataataatccccctCCTTCTATGGAAATATTGATCATTATGGCTTCTTGTATGGCACTTTCTCATGGCATTGTTTTAAGGTGGGAAAGGGGATAATGGGATATATTTTACGatgcattttatattgtattttatacatattacatatgtataaaatacatatcattattattgttggcTTGGTGGCCTATCCTAGCCGCAAAAGTGCCAACCAAGATGTTGCCATTTTTTTTCCGCTCCAGGGCTGCTATGCTAAATGGATGCCAACCTTTGaatgcttctccccccccccttttttttttccctgcaacGGATGCTTTGAAAGAGGAGAAATCCCATACAAAATAGAAACCAGTTGCAGATGAAAAGGATTGAGCTGAAGTGGCAATAGCTTTGGGGTCCTTAAAATATTAATTGGTTTCCTAACCCTGTTTTGCTACGAAAGAATTAATTCTATTTTGGACTAATATTTTCCCGCCTCCTTTTGtgtgcctctctctttctctcctttcattttccctttctgttcttccctttttttttcctcccagaagAACTGAGTGAGTGGCAAAGAGAGatctgaaattaattaatttttgggAGGGGGATAAAGAACAAAATAGCGCTTCTGGAACCAAAGACAAGACAAAtggtaatttccccccttttgcacaattttttctattttgttaataaataaataaataaataaataaataaattatcccGATcgcatttaaaaaatcttttccagCTGTTAAAAGCCATTTATGTTTGCTCTCAGCTGCATTTCTATCTCCTCTGTGATGTNNNNNNNNNNgactatctatctatctatctatctatctatctatctatctatctatctatctatctatctatcagctCTCTAtcgctctgtctctctctcatatCCCTCTGTCTCTCAtctctatctttctatctatataTCATCTAGCTGTCTATTCTTGGCACACATCTGTCTATCATCtatatatcatctatctatttTCTATCATCAGTCTACCTCTATTCTATCATCTCTCTAGATCTCTGTCTCTCTATCTCTTCatcatctctctctgtctctgtctctcagacatagatagatagatagatagatagatagatagatagatagatgtgtgcCAAGAGTAgattagagagagagacagagagagataatagagagatagagagatgatagatagatagatagatagatagatagatagatagatagatagatagattagaggTAGATTGATGATAGAAAATAAATCTGTCTCTAATCTATTTTCTATCAtcaatctatctgtctgtctgtctgtctatcatctctctgtctctctatctatctatctatctactcttgacacacacacatccatccatccatcaatccaTCAATCTATAATCTGTCTAATCTATTTTCTATCATCAATCTATCTctaatctgtctgtctatcaccTCTCTGTGTCTCTATCTCCTTATCAcctgtctctatctatctatctatcattatctatccatctatctatctatctatctatctatctatctatctatctatctatctatctatctatctactcttgacacacacacatccatccatccatcaatccaTCAATCTATAATCTGTCTAATCTATTTTCTATCATCAATCTATCTctaatctgtctgtctatcatctctCTGTGTCTCTATCTCCTTATCATCTGtctctatctagctatctatcattatctatccatctatccatctatctatctatctatctatctatctatctatctatctatctatctatctcctcttgacacacacacatccatccatccatccatctatctgaATGCCCTCATGCTCCCTAGAGAGTCTTTGGGAACAATAATAATTGATCTTTCTGGCAAGTGGGGTGGTGCATACGGCCCTCCAATGTTTCTTGGGGGGCTGAGGTAGCCCCCTGGCCTTCCCTGGTTGCCCAGCCCTTAATCTATTCTAGGGATTCCAAAGGGTTCTTATTTGGGGGAATAGGTCTGAGCAAGGCAGGAGCTTCTTGGTGGTGGCTCCCAAGAGTGCAACGTCTTCCAAAGGCAGCTAGTCCTGACCTCTTTTCTCTTTGATTTCCCTTTGGTTTCAATGACAAGTGGTGCAACTGCCATATACAAAACTAAATGGCAATAGCAAGAGACACATGGATATCAACATATCAGTATATCAATATATCAATATGAATATATCAATCCGGACCGCATTGTCTTGGTCAGTTGGCAGCCTTAGTAATCTGGTTGAATGGACCATTTTCTCTGGTGCAAAGTCATTCTATATACAGCCTCTGTATATTTGGGACTGTGATTCCCATCGTCCCCATCTAGGAAGGCCATGCAATTtgtggatgatgggataggtagTCCAATGCAATCCATGCAGAAGCTCCCTTGAATCAGACTTATGTTCCATTCATCTTGCCATAGAGCGACACCTGCTGTTCACACTTGGAATTGCTGCTCTTTTCAGTTCCCTTCTGagcacaaagggatcttgtagtcgAAAGTCAGCGCATGGGGACATCGTGCATTATTTCATCTGAGTCTTGGATTTTGCTCTCtgattaataatcataataatcataataataatttatttctattccgccttttcctCGCGGGATCAAAGCATATTACAACAAGAGCATTAGATGCAAAAATAATACTAATCGTACAGTAAACGTAAGCCAGAGTAGCAAACATAAAGCAAGGGagatgtatataaatatacatataggaAAATGCAAGGAACAATATTCACAGTGTCAactcaataaattaaaatatactcgAACATAATTAATCTAACTAACAAATATCAACGTTCCCCGAGTAGCAAAAATGCAGTTCAATATTGGACCGATTGCTTTGTCTCCCGTTACGAGGTTTTgagtcttttccttcttctccttggaTCCCCAGTTTTAGGGTTTTGACGCAAGAAACCACGATGTGGAGGATCCTGATAAGCGCCATCGTCTTCCCGGCCCTGATCCTGGCGGCACCTCCGCCCATAAACAAGCTGGCCCTTTTCCCGGACAAGAGCGCCTGGTGCGAGGCCAAGAACATCACCCAGATTGTGGGCCACAACGGCTGCGAATCCAAGTCCATCCAGAACAGGTAGCGACTGCGGATCTCTGGCAGCATGGGTTATATGTTTGCGTCGCATAGCCATGCTCAGTAAACCCGGTGGATGGGGTTGCAGGGGAAGTATGGAGATAAACAGCCATGATGGTTGGGGGATTGTGGgtcttgcagtccaaaaacaatgCAGTCGGAGACCTTATTTTATTTACCTTCCTACTCAGTACCttgccttctttcttcctccataGGGCTTGCTTGGGTCAGTGTTTCAGCTACAGCGTCCCCAATACCTTCCCGCAATCCACGGAGTCCCTGGTGCACTGCGATTCCTGCATGCCGGCCCAGTCCCTCTGGGAAATCGTAAGCAGTTCAGTTTTCTCGACCGAAGGCCGCGGGTTCCAATTCAGCAAAGTCCAGAGGGGCCGCCATCCAGAGAGTGTGCCCAAATCGTGTGCTTTGATTTTAATTTGGCTCCGAATTGGCACCCAACATAAGGCAACCCTACAAATGAGAAATTGATTTTCTCATTTGTAATTAAGGCATCGCAAATGAGCAAAATTGATTAAGGAATTGATTAAGGGTCTGTTTGCAAAATTCTGGGGCTGGATGCATTCTTGAAAGCGTTTGCGAACAAAGAAGGCAGATGCAGTTGTTGGTTGGCATCAACGTGGCtttggtttatggcaaccctataaatgataAATAGGTTTTCCTAGCgtattacagtggggccttgttatccgcCGGACCCCCGCAGgtaacaaaatccgtagatgctcaagtctcattcagtccaatggcataacaaaatggggTCTCTTGCATAAAATGGCTTTaaaactcgttctatggtgcccgTGTcgtgtccgcggagtcgcgtccggcagagttgttcagggtggtcagggagctaactcagctccctcctgccccgaaccagatccttgaaccttctaaggcctgctgcgacaattttaataacttcttcgcggataaaacctctcggataagcgaaggtcttaacgccgacattcaagcagaacctagtgtagaggtgtccagagcctccgtggactccattaaactggatcggtttgagttggtaagtaccgatgatgtggacaagatcctcggaagtgttcggaagacaacctgctctctcgatccctgtccctcatggctagcggcccaggggggaccggcggtaactttattgttacgccggatcattaacacatctttgagggaagggcaatttccatcagaactaAAATTGGctattgtaaaacctttattaaaaaagccctccctcgaccccctggtacataataattatcggcctgtttcgctgctgccatttctgggaaaggtgatcgagagggcggttgcaatccagcttcaggcggtcttggatgaaacggattatctagacccatttcaaactggcttccgggcgggttacggggttgagacggccatggtcgccttggtcgatgatctccgtctgggcattgacaggggaagcgtgtccctgttggtgctcttggacatctcagcggctttcgataccatagaccatggtatccttctggggcacctggcagaggtgggaatcgggggcactgcgctccagtggttccggtcctacctctctgggaggtcccagatggtgcagctgggagacgtgtgctccgataagagggcccttaaaactggggtccctcaaggagccattctgtctcccatgctatttaacatttacatgaaaccgctgggagagatcatccggagacatggggcgcggggttatcagtacgctgatgacacccaaatcattttctctatgtctccgactgatgcagtggctGAGGacggtgtctctcctctcgtggtgtgcctagagtcagtaatgggctggataagggaaaaccgactcaaattgaatccagagaaaacggaggtacttgtgataggttcccctggtccgggaatggtggtagttccacctgtcctgaacggggtcacgctccctgtgaaggactccgtgcgcagtctgggggtgcttcttgacttgtcgcttcacctgacggctcaggtgaatgcgacggtcaagagcacctgttatcagcttcggcttattcgccagctgcgcccatacctggcccagagggaccttgaaactgtcgtacatgctctggtaacctcgagattggacttctgcaatgcactctacatggggcaacccttataccaaacccggaagctacaaatggtgcagaatatggcagccaggctggtcactggcatctccagggccagccatataacaccggtattgaaagatcttcattggctgcctattcgcttc includes the following:
- the NBL1 gene encoding neuroblastoma suppressor of tumorigenicity 1 codes for the protein MWRILISAIVFPALILAAPPPINKLALFPDKSAWCEAKNITQIVGHNGCESKSIQNRACLGQCFSYSVPNTFPQSTESLVHCDSCMPAQSLWEIVTLDCPSNEDIPRVDKLVEKILHCSCQACGKEQSQEGALFNVYLNADDNLPVEGPSPHQYGHHHPSEEASNHHHRQHEEEPTD